In the Microcoleus sp. FACHB-672 genome, one interval contains:
- a CDS encoding pentapeptide repeat-containing protein, with protein MANLEHLARLQKGAVRWIEWKTENPDLEPDLSEANLSNANLRGANLRGVNFRGADLCKTKLIAADLCHANLTTANLYEAELIDAYLIEANLSIANLIKANLTRADLTNANLVGADLTNANLVGADLTNANLIATNLREANLSSADLSDAQLNRTNLSSAKLIAANLSHANLSNANLHEAELINAHLYKADLQKANLIEAHLSSAYIFGANLSLADLYKADFRWTNLSKANLAGADLRGANLRGANLSKANLAGADLRGANLRGVNLSKANLEEANLIEANLEQANLSNAKLHRTLMPDGAIHP; from the coding sequence ATGGCAAACCTAGAGCATCTCGCACGTCTGCAGAAAGGTGCAGTGAGATGGATTGAGTGGAAAACGGAAAACCCAGACTTAGAACCGGACTTGAGCGAAGCAAATCTCAGCAACGCTAATCTCAGAGGTGCCAACCTGCGCGGCGTTAACTTCAGAGGCGCTGATCTATGCAAAACCAAACTTATTGCAGCGGATCTGTGCCATGCTAACCTAACCACTGCGAATCTCTACGAAGCTGAACTCATTGATGCTTATTTGATTGAAGCAAACCTCAGCATTGCTAACCTGATCAAAGCGAATTTGACGCGAGCCGATCTCACGAATGCTAACCTGGTGGGAGCCGATCTCACGAATGCTAACCTGGTGGGAGCCGATCTCACGAATGCTAACCTGATCGCAACGAACCTCAGAGAGGCAAACCTCAGCAGCGCCGATCTCAGTGATGCTCAGCTTAACAGAACCAATCTCAGCAGCGCTAAGTTGATTGCAGCGAACCTCAGCCATGCAAACCTTAGCAATGCCAACCTTCACGAAGCGGAACTGATTAACGCCCATCTTTACAAAGCTGACCTGCAAAAAGCAAATCTCATTGAGGCGCATCTCAGTAGCGCTTACATCTTTGGGGCTAATTTGAGTTTGGCCGATCTTTACAAGGCTGATTTCAGATGGACAAATTTAAGCAAAGCCAATCTGGCTGGGGCTGATTTAAGAGGGGCTAACCTCAGAGGCGCTAACCTCAGCAAAGCCAATCTGGCTGGGGCTGATTTAAGAGGGGCTAACCTCAGAGGCGTTAACCTCAGCAAAGCAAATCTTGAGGAAGCCAATCTGATTGAGGCTAACCTGGAACAGGCTAATCTGAGCAATGCAAAGCTTCACAGGACACTCATGCCGGATGGGGCAATTCACCCTTAA
- a CDS encoding isocitrate lyase/PEP mutase family protein encodes MSQAQKLHQILEQPGILTLPGIYDCIGAQMVEQLGFEVVFTSGFGIAGSTLGRPDYGLLTGTEMLYSVGRIAQSISIPLVADIDTGYGNPLNVIRTVTDIVQLGVAGILLEDQEWPKKCGHMEGKRVISAEEHVEKIKAAVHARGDSGLVIIGRTDARAPLGLEEAIRRGRAYYEAGADIIFIEAPQSIEDLKAIASAFPDVPLFANMIEGGRTPLLTAQELQLLGYKIVVFPLAGLFAATKAMANCFRHLKEHGTTAGFEDLVNFQEFEQIIGVPKYRQLEQQFKV; translated from the coding sequence ATGTCTCAAGCCCAAAAACTGCATCAAATTCTTGAACAACCTGGTATTCTTACACTCCCAGGAATTTATGATTGTATTGGCGCTCAGATGGTCGAACAACTCGGCTTTGAGGTCGTATTTACCAGTGGTTTCGGAATCGCCGGCTCAACCCTTGGTCGCCCAGATTACGGCTTGCTCACCGGCACTGAAATGCTCTACAGCGTCGGACGCATTGCACAGTCAATTAGCATCCCTCTCGTTGCAGATATCGACACCGGCTATGGCAACCCCCTCAACGTCATCCGCACTGTTACCGATATCGTACAATTGGGAGTCGCCGGCATCCTTTTAGAAGACCAAGAATGGCCGAAAAAATGCGGTCACATGGAAGGAAAAAGAGTAATTTCTGCCGAAGAACACGTCGAAAAAATTAAAGCTGCCGTTCATGCGAGAGGCGATAGCGGCTTAGTCATTATTGGTCGGACTGATGCCCGCGCACCATTAGGATTAGAAGAAGCCATTCGCAGAGGACGCGCTTATTATGAAGCCGGCGCAGATATCATTTTTATAGAAGCGCCGCAGTCAATTGAAGATTTAAAAGCAATTGCATCGGCTTTTCCCGATGTGCCGCTATTTGCCAATATGATAGAAGGGGGAAGAACACCCCTACTCACCGCTCAAGAATTGCAACTATTAGGCTATAAAATTGTAGTGTTTCCGCTTGCCGGCTTGTTTGCTGCAACAAAAGCAATGGCGAATTGTTTCCGCCATTTAAAAGAACATGGGACCACTGCCGGCTTCGAGGATTTAGTGAATTTTCAAGAATTTGAGCAAATTATTGGCGTGCCAAAATATCGTCAATTGGAGCAACAGTTTAAAGTTTAA
- a CDS encoding YARHG domain-containing protein — protein MGRYVLNQSFGTIEGYFGKPLVDREVMVNYPIKGLQKFFPDFPADGEFRIAFVNGKAQRIEVAPELPPKLLFEYIFGYPAPVEIIFVESIITGGHRTTICLGDGIRAEIMLTGAGGVANYTNLYYDEEFVRPYDVLRGQTIVYNSQWTDYLATSVKEAEYPWLSQRQVTEKDLIDADWVKRYVMKTSIYARKGLIFCHPLAKAIFTKQQWYRPIYRTHEFGARLNNLLNAVEKYTANSKSMRYSSSNV, from the coding sequence ATGGGACGTTATGTACTCAATCAATCGTTTGGAACGATAGAAGGATATTTTGGTAAGCCATTGGTTGATCGCGAAGTCATGGTCAATTATCCTATAAAAGGCTTGCAAAAATTCTTTCCAGACTTTCCAGCGGATGGAGAGTTTAGGATCGCATTTGTCAATGGAAAAGCCCAAAGAATTGAAGTGGCTCCAGAATTGCCGCCTAAGTTGTTATTTGAATATATCTTTGGATATCCAGCGCCGGTTGAAATCATTTTTGTAGAATCGATTATAACGGGCGGCCACCGAACTACTATCTGTTTAGGAGATGGGATAAGGGCTGAAATTATGTTAACCGGCGCAGGTGGAGTAGCCAACTATACCAATTTATACTATGATGAAGAGTTTGTTAGACCTTACGATGTTTTGCGCGGACAAACTATCGTCTATAACTCTCAATGGACAGATTATCTTGCTACATCAGTCAAAGAAGCTGAATATCCTTGGCTTTCTCAGCGGCAAGTTACAGAAAAAGATTTAATCGATGCAGATTGGGTCAAGCGGTATGTGATGAAAACTTCAATTTACGCCCGTAAAGGACTGATATTTTGCCATCCGCTCGCTAAAGCAATCTTTACGAAACAACAATGGTATCGCCCAATTTATCGAACTCATGAGTTTGGCGCTCGATTAAACAATTTGCTGAATGCAGTAGAAAAATATACAGCAAATTCGAAGTCTATGAGGTACAGTAGCAGCAATGTGTAA
- a CDS encoding metallophosphoesterase family protein produces MRTAIISDIHGNYDGLITVLNDIDRNNCDRIICLGDIVEGGDRDEEAVNEIRSRSIQCVKGNHDEFNNLKLTSDINNYLLSLPEEIIEEDVIYTHISPRFKKIKIDSDIEAWNVFDETNYRITFIGHIHYPLVFGKNNDDPFYAKNYQFIYNQIFALNSDDKYIICVGAVGYGRDRIGKIRYCIYNDFDNSIELRAIDGPLLSLDWMRLDFLRG; encoded by the coding sequence ATGAGAACAGCAATAATATCAGACATACATGGTAATTATGATGGATTAATAACTGTGTTGAATGACATTGATAGAAATAATTGCGATAGAATTATTTGCTTAGGAGATATTGTAGAGGGTGGTGATAGAGATGAGGAGGCTGTCAATGAAATTAGGAGTAGAAGTATACAATGCGTGAAGGGCAATCATGATGAATTTAATAACTTAAAGTTAACTTCAGACATAAATAACTATCTATTAAGCCTGCCAGAAGAGATTATTGAAGAGGATGTTATTTATACACATATATCACCCAGATTCAAGAAAATAAAGATTGATAGTGACATAGAAGCATGGAATGTATTTGATGAAACAAATTATCGAATAACATTTATTGGCCATATCCATTATCCCCTTGTTTTTGGCAAAAATAATGATGATCCTTTCTACGCGAAAAACTATCAATTTATTTACAATCAAATATTTGCCTTGAATTCTGATGATAAATATATAATTTGTGTGGGTGCAGTGGGCTATGGTAGAGATAGGATTGGTAAAATAAGATATTGTATTTATAATGATTTTGATAACTCTATTGAATTAAGAGCTATTGATGGGCCTTTACTTTCCCTTGATTGGATGAGACTTGACTTTCTAAGGGGGTGA
- a CDS encoding TIGR03885 family FMN-dependent LLM class oxidoreductase gives MAKFGYHASHEQFKPSALLEWAQMAQQAGFTAALSSDHFHPWSEQQGESGFAWSWLGAAMQATSLSFGVVCAPGQRYHPAIIAQAAATLAEMFPDRFWVALGSGQALNEQITGTVWPAKAERNARLKECIEIIRALWAGETVTHHGRVCVEEAKLYTRPQTPPRIIGAAVTPQTAEWFGSFADGLITTSRPPEKLRQVVEAFHRGGGEGKPMYLKVQLSYAQDEATARTEAHKQWRNNIFENILMTELRTPAQFDAAGQFVQPEELNEHVRISADPQQHIDWLQKDLELGFSELILHNVNRDQQQFIEVFGEKVLPVLAQSSAI, from the coding sequence AAACCCAGCGCTCTGCTAGAGTGGGCGCAAATGGCTCAGCAAGCCGGCTTCACTGCTGCTTTATCCTCCGACCATTTCCACCCCTGGAGTGAGCAACAAGGAGAAAGCGGGTTTGCTTGGTCTTGGCTGGGTGCGGCAATGCAGGCAACATCCCTCTCTTTTGGGGTTGTTTGTGCTCCTGGACAGCGCTATCACCCAGCCATTATCGCCCAAGCTGCGGCAACCCTGGCTGAGATGTTCCCGGATCGCTTTTGGGTGGCCCTCGGTAGTGGTCAGGCGCTGAATGAACAAATCACCGGCACGGTATGGCCGGCTAAAGCTGAGCGCAACGCCCGTCTTAAAGAATGTATTGAAATCATTCGCGCTTTATGGGCCGGCGAAACGGTAACCCATCATGGGCGAGTTTGCGTTGAAGAAGCAAAGCTTTACACTCGCCCCCAGACGCCACCGCGCATCATTGGCGCAGCCGTTACCCCCCAGACGGCTGAGTGGTTCGGCAGTTTTGCAGATGGGCTGATTACCACGTCTCGCCCACCGGAAAAGCTGCGGCAAGTTGTAGAAGCCTTTCACCGAGGCGGCGGAGAGGGCAAACCCATGTACCTGAAGGTACAGCTTTCTTACGCCCAAGATGAGGCGACAGCAAGGACAGAAGCACACAAACAGTGGCGCAATAACATTTTTGAAAATATCTTGATGACAGAACTGCGGACACCGGCACAGTTTGATGCTGCCGGCCAGTTTGTGCAGCCAGAAGAACTGAATGAACACGTCAGAATCTCCGCAGATCCCCAGCAGCATATTGACTGGCTTCAGAAAGATTTGGAACTGGGATTTAGCGAGTTAATTCTGCACAATGTTAACCGGGATCAGCAGCAATTTATTGAAGTTTTTGGGGAAAAAGTGCTGCCGGTGCTGGCACAAAGTTCTGCAATTTAA